A single genomic interval of uncultured Desulfobacter sp. harbors:
- a CDS encoding 3-oxoacyl-ACP synthase III: MKYDKVFIESFGYELAPHIVTSREIDEKLAPFFEAVGFVPGQLEALTGIRERRYWDEDHTLAEHAAVAGMRALDEAGISPKELGAVCFCGVCQDGFEPATSCAVADKLGVGPRAHVYDVKSACLGMITGMVHVANEIQLGHIKAGLVVSCESARQIVDATIEEINTHKSIDFYREAVATMTGGSGAAAILLTDGTLGKSSTPRHKVKGGVINNAIRHWALCSWGFEHRGMPTNSRVIMRTNAQKVLDHGTELAMETYELFRNELELPGDKPDKFVAHQVGEGHHNKFYSAMKIDRKKDFITFPFLGNVGSVSLPISAAIADERGFFVPGDFVAFLGVGSGLNCYFMGVEW, from the coding sequence ATGAAGTACGACAAGGTGTTTATTGAATCCTTTGGATATGAGCTGGCACCCCACATCGTGACCAGCCGGGAAATTGATGAAAAGCTCGCCCCTTTTTTTGAGGCTGTGGGATTTGTGCCCGGCCAGCTGGAAGCATTGACTGGTATCCGGGAACGCCGGTACTGGGATGAGGACCACACCCTGGCCGAACATGCGGCCGTGGCCGGCATGCGGGCCCTGGATGAAGCCGGTATCAGTCCTAAAGAACTGGGAGCTGTATGTTTTTGCGGGGTGTGCCAGGATGGATTTGAACCGGCCACATCCTGTGCGGTGGCAGACAAGCTCGGTGTGGGGCCAAGAGCCCATGTATATGACGTAAAATCTGCCTGCCTTGGCATGATCACGGGCATGGTTCATGTGGCTAATGAAATCCAGCTCGGGCATATTAAAGCCGGACTTGTGGTCTCCTGCGAATCGGCCCGGCAGATTGTTGACGCCACCATTGAAGAGATTAATACCCATAAAAGCATTGATTTTTATAGAGAAGCCGTAGCCACCATGACCGGCGGCTCCGGCGCCGCGGCAATTCTGCTCACCGACGGGACCCTGGGCAAATCTTCGACCCCGCGCCATAAAGTCAAAGGCGGGGTGATTAACAATGCAATTCGGCACTGGGCGCTTTGTTCCTGGGGATTTGAACATAGGGGTATGCCCACGAATTCAAGGGTGATCATGCGCACCAATGCTCAAAAAGTGCTTGACCACGGTACGGAACTGGCCATGGAGACCTATGAATTATTTCGCAACGAGTTGGAGTTGCCTGGGGATAAGCCGGATAAATTTGTTGCCCATCAGGTCGGGGAGGGTCATCACAATAAATTCTACTCTGCCATGAAGATTGACCGGAAAAAGGATTTTATCACGTTTCCTTTTCTGGGCAATGTGGGTTCCGTATCTCTGCCGATTTCCGCGGCCATTGCCGATGAACGCGGATTCTTTGTTCCAGGCGATTTTGTGGCCTTTTTAGGGGTGGGTTCCGGACTTAACTGCTATTTTATGGGGGTTGAATGGTAA
- a CDS encoding histidine triad nucleotide-binding protein — protein MPDDCLFCKIANHELPSDMLYEDSDYVVFKDIHPQAPVHLLIVPKTHIRSVNDIEPEHTELVGGLFTLAAKMALKEGINKSGYKLLFNVEKGGGQEIFHLHLHLIGGWER, from the coding sequence ATGCCTGATGACTGTCTTTTCTGTAAAATTGCAAATCATGAACTTCCCAGTGACATGCTGTATGAAGACAGTGACTATGTGGTGTTTAAGGATATCCACCCCCAGGCCCCTGTCCACCTGTTGATAGTGCCCAAAACCCATATCCGCAGCGTTAACGACATTGAGCCTGAGCATACCGAACTTGTGGGGGGGCTGTTCACCCTTGCTGCAAAAATGGCCCTGAAAGAGGGGATAAATAAATCCGGATATAAGCTGCTCTTTAATGTGGAAAAAGGCGGAGGCCAGGAAATTTTCCACCTGCATCTTCATCTGATTGGCGGCTGGGAAAGATAA
- a CDS encoding alpha/beta fold hydrolase, translating into MVTRTINGQLTSTTGFEDLYPFEPHYAWINGNKMHYVDQGTGRPVLMVHGNPTWSFYFRHLITGLSDEFRTIALDHIGCGFSDKPSAKDYAYTLDQRVADLDALIRRLDIREKMSLIVHDWGGMIGLAWALDNRDRVDKIVITNTSGFFLPASKRLPAALWAIKYLAPFAVPAVLGANIFARGALYLAPKTRLSQSVKKGLVAPYNSWRNRIATLKFVQDIPITPKDKSYARVQKVDQGLNALAPDQLMFLWGTRDFVFDIHFLEEFKNRFPQSRAHVFEDAGHYLFEDKPGPTLDLIQKFLS; encoded by the coding sequence ATGGTAACAAGAACAATAAACGGGCAGCTTACGTCCACCACAGGTTTTGAGGATCTTTACCCCTTTGAACCCCATTATGCCTGGATCAATGGGAATAAAATGCACTATGTGGATCAGGGCACGGGCAGGCCTGTACTCATGGTCCACGGCAATCCCACCTGGTCCTTTTATTTCCGGCATCTGATCACGGGCCTTTCCGATGAGTTCAGAACCATTGCATTGGACCACATCGGGTGCGGATTTTCAGACAAGCCGTCAGCTAAAGACTATGCTTACACGCTGGATCAAAGGGTGGCGGACCTGGATGCTCTTATCCGCCGGCTGGATATTCGTGAAAAAATGTCGCTGATCGTGCATGACTGGGGCGGGATGATCGGCCTTGCCTGGGCCCTGGACAACCGGGACCGGGTGGATAAAATTGTAATCACCAACACCTCGGGCTTTTTTCTGCCGGCGTCCAAACGCTTGCCGGCAGCACTTTGGGCCATTAAATATCTTGCGCCCTTTGCCGTGCCTGCTGTTTTAGGCGCCAATATTTTTGCCCGGGGCGCCCTGTATCTTGCACCGAAAACCCGACTGTCCCAATCCGTTAAAAAAGGTCTTGTTGCCCCATACAACAGTTGGCGAAATCGCATTGCCACCTTAAAATTTGTCCAGGATATACCAATAACACCAAAAGACAAAAGTTATGCCAGGGTTCAAAAGGTGGATCAGGGCCTTAACGCCCTTGCCCCGGATCAGCTCATGTTTTTATGGGGAACCCGGGATTTTGTTTTTGACATTCATTTTCTTGAAGAATTTAAAAACAGATTCCCCCAATCCCGTGCCCATGTATTTGAGGATGCCGGCCATTACCTGTTCGAAGATAAGCCCGGCCCGACCCTTGATTTGATTCAAAAATTTTTGTCCTGA
- a CDS encoding alpha-amylase family glycosyl hydrolase, producing MNTEIHKWTTQSPDWWYDAVFYHILVDRFRRGGNQPLLGDPTNPVFCGGDLVGVVESLDYLRDLGITALWLSPINSTAAYHGYHITNYEDVDKRFGGMAAFNALIKAAKPDIKIVLDWVPNHVHRTHPFFQQAAASNRSRFRDWFSFDVHGNHLCFLDFTELPKLNLDHPEARKYMITTALHWIDLGVDGFRLDHLVGPSLGFWREFQDAVKRHSPSTFLLGEATMMGVRYKDLKTLKIPRKHWHWLRSQLRIPICAGVMREYAQILDGLLDFEFQRIVKTHVAHPTHKPSLKNAQARLNAHYAKFPANCVLPAFLDNHDMNRFLYEAKSKKERLRLGAQLQFQQRHPPVIYYGTEVGLNQSHSIVGPHGDLAARQMMPWKNQDKELFGFFRDLIHRRKESARSHLFSGEADDGICVNTLS from the coding sequence ATGAATACCGAGATACACAAATGGACAACCCAAAGCCCTGATTGGTGGTATGACGCCGTCTTTTACCATATCCTGGTCGACCGTTTCCGTCGCGGTGGGAACCAGCCGCTACTGGGTGATCCGACCAATCCGGTTTTCTGCGGAGGCGATCTGGTCGGAGTGGTTGAAAGCTTAGACTATCTCCGCGATCTTGGCATCACAGCACTTTGGCTTTCCCCCATCAACAGCACTGCCGCCTATCATGGTTACCACATCACCAACTACGAAGATGTCGACAAGCGATTCGGCGGCATGGCTGCCTTCAACGCATTGATTAAAGCCGCAAAACCGGATATCAAGATTGTCCTGGACTGGGTGCCTAACCACGTGCATCGAACACACCCGTTTTTTCAGCAAGCGGCAGCCTCAAATCGCAGCCGTTTTCGCGACTGGTTTTCATTCGATGTACACGGGAACCATCTATGCTTCCTTGATTTCACGGAGTTGCCCAAACTGAACCTCGACCATCCGGAGGCGCGTAAATATATGATCACTACCGCCCTGCACTGGATAGACCTGGGGGTTGATGGGTTTCGTTTGGACCACTTAGTTGGGCCCTCTTTAGGATTTTGGCGTGAGTTTCAAGACGCGGTCAAACGGCATAGTCCATCGACCTTTCTATTGGGAGAAGCCACGATGATGGGTGTGCGTTACAAAGATTTAAAGACACTTAAAATTCCCCGCAAACATTGGCATTGGCTCCGATCGCAACTCAGAATACCAATCTGCGCCGGTGTCATGCGGGAATACGCTCAAATATTGGACGGTCTTCTTGATTTTGAATTTCAGCGCATTGTCAAGACACACGTGGCCCATCCAACTCATAAGCCATCTCTTAAAAACGCCCAAGCTCGGCTCAATGCGCATTACGCGAAGTTCCCAGCAAATTGCGTCCTCCCGGCCTTTTTAGACAACCACGACATGAATCGTTTTTTGTATGAAGCCAAGAGTAAAAAAGAACGACTCCGACTGGGTGCGCAGCTGCAATTTCAGCAAAGGCATCCCCCTGTCATTTATTACGGTACCGAAGTGGGCCTGAACCAGTCCCATTCGATAGTTGGCCCTCATGGTGATTTAGCCGCGCGTCAGATGATGCCCTGGAAAAATCAAGACAAAGAATTGTTTGGGTTCTTCAGAGATCTCATTCACCGAAGGAAAGAGAGTGCCCGATCGCACCTTTTTAGCGGGGAAGCGGATGACGGCATTTGTGTAAACACGTTATCCTAA
- a CDS encoding NAD-dependent deacylase: MNIYQEAAKKIVDSHYCVAFTGAGISVESGIPPFRGRNGLWNKYDPTTFEIDYFLQNTARSWEVIRDIFYDLFGHVLPNTAHYALAEMEQRGLLKSVITQNIDNLHKDAGNKEVYEFHGSLKQIICLDCGQKVNVTRVDMNHLPPTCLTCGGPMKPDVVFFGEAIPEYAASKAIYASQRADCMILIGTTGTVAPANTLPFRAKAGGTTIIEINPDPSEYTDQVTDIFIQDNATRAMEHLMEAIDELV; this comes from the coding sequence ATGAATATTTATCAAGAAGCTGCCAAAAAAATTGTTGATTCACATTATTGTGTAGCCTTTACCGGTGCCGGTATTTCCGTTGAAAGCGGTATCCCGCCGTTCAGGGGTAGAAACGGGCTGTGGAATAAATATGACCCTACAACCTTTGAAATTGATTATTTTCTCCAGAACACGGCCAGATCCTGGGAGGTTATTAGGGATATTTTCTATGACCTGTTTGGTCATGTTCTGCCGAATACCGCCCACTATGCCCTGGCAGAGATGGAGCAGCGGGGCCTGTTAAAATCAGTCATCACCCAGAATATTGACAACCTGCACAAGGATGCCGGCAACAAAGAAGTTTACGAATTCCACGGATCATTAAAACAAATCATCTGCCTGGACTGCGGGCAAAAAGTGAATGTAACCCGAGTCGATATGAATCATCTGCCCCCTACCTGCCTGACCTGCGGTGGTCCGATGAAACCTGATGTGGTCTTTTTCGGGGAAGCCATTCCCGAATATGCGGCGTCCAAGGCCATTTATGCATCCCAGAGAGCGGACTGCATGATACTTATCGGCACCACAGGCACGGTGGCCCCGGCCAATACGCTTCCTTTCCGGGCCAAGGCCGGCGGGACCACCATTATAGAGATCAACCCGGACCCGTCGGAATATACCGACCAGGTAACGGATATATTCATCCAGGATAACGCCACAAGGGCCATGGAACATCTTATGGAAGCCATTGATGAGCTTGTGTGA
- a CDS encoding beta-ketoacyl synthase N-terminal-like domain-containing protein, which translates to MNLKRVDIAVVGMSGIFPGACDTQQFIANVMAKESSVVPVPQDRWGLPPDIMVDNRPGAPLPDRACSRFAGLISQSVFNPSNLDFCKAGMAGHGLDSDFFHALDPVHHLTLAAGIDLMTNARLSNENRERTGVVLAAIALPTPGASRLTHDLFLAPNPAMPSRQQAWGAGMLSAPASILARVLGLNAGSFTLDAACASSLFSIKLACEQLLSGQVDAMVAGGVSRPQSLYTQVGFTQLQALSPTGRCAPFDRDADGLVVGEGVGLVLLKRLDDALACQDTIHAVIKGWGVSNDIEGNLVAPASEGQIRAMTGAFDMAGWSFGDIQYMECHGSGTPKGDQVEVQSIMQMLEKYRCMDTALSIGSVKSNIGHLLTGAGAAGFIKTVMAMNQGLLPPSNNFNALPDDSPFRNTGVRVQNQPSAWIPDDDGWPLRAAVSAFGFGGINAQILVESYTAESNSHAVGAAPAPAEKSVPCAIVGMGLISGGADCLGDFAQLILGQKATVGSTGESRWRRADHLPPEIRSALTLFMDDLNIDLKDFNIPPNQMNQILPQHLIMLKAAMAALTDAGISPKPDASQPPRVDMGCAVGIEFDFGATDYHLRWQIQGQDANVSTDLLDTIGPSLTFGSTLGALGGIVASRLARAFKLGGPCFTLSADEVSGQTAIDIAVKSLSTGETDTFLCAAVDLAADIRSFTRDLVLTGADPLALPSEGAVALVLKPLDAAQRDNDRVYAVVNGVGRAGGAALAGETGDQAQILRSTVVQKSLQKALDQAGMNVNDIGLGAVTHSASHFLGAGEVSGFEPNTLPIFCPSALSGHTGAAAGLFTVTAAALCLYTRKFPGPLHDYPGAPNTAVAGCLTRDGIAGHVVLSGHHNSVQREEPPTLPVDRKKNEHSPTCIRIPVTRPPFPRQLIAKDAFEPARQEITFNFCPDPPEATLPFPSDTIPGLLAHTQEVTARAHERFLELSARNTQAMAEQLAAIAGAAPTGVHASTDLEPICPPQTIPKISNVFMDRNQCLEFAVGKAGNVLGPDFDIIDTYPVRVRLPDEPLMLVDRIISVHGEKLSLTSGKVVTQHDVHENAWYLDGGKAPVSISIEAGQADLFLCSWLGIDHVVQGKRKYRLLDAKVTFHRGLPVPGETIEYHIEIDRFLKQGDIYLFFFHYQGYINQLPFISMRDGCAGFFTEQEVENSGGIILKKEDQEMNVQGPPPAWFAPVKRLSLNDEQVEALRTGDLETAFGADFQGKRTGRSQWLPGGPMRLIHRVLDLDPTGGRFGMGRIIAQADIHPDDWFLTCHFIDDMVMPGTLMYECCAHTLRVFVQRMGWVLPHDDICYDVLEKNESDLKCRGPVTRATKKALYDIEIKTIGYTPQPFVTADAHMFSDDLEIVFYKDMGMKLTGLTRQDLEAYWRKK; encoded by the coding sequence ATGAATTTGAAACGCGTAGATATTGCCGTGGTAGGCATGTCCGGTATTTTTCCCGGCGCCTGTGATACCCAACAGTTCATTGCCAATGTCATGGCGAAAGAATCCAGTGTAGTCCCGGTACCCCAAGACCGGTGGGGTCTGCCGCCGGACATCATGGTAGACAACCGCCCAGGCGCCCCGTTGCCGGACCGGGCCTGCAGCCGGTTTGCAGGGCTGATTTCCCAATCCGTATTTAATCCTTCCAATTTGGACTTTTGCAAGGCGGGCATGGCCGGGCATGGTCTGGATAGTGATTTTTTCCACGCCCTGGACCCGGTACACCATTTAACCCTTGCCGCCGGCATTGATCTGATGACCAATGCCCGGCTTTCCAACGAAAACCGGGAGCGTACAGGGGTTGTACTTGCTGCCATTGCCCTGCCTACGCCGGGGGCATCACGGCTGACTCACGATCTTTTTTTGGCACCCAACCCTGCAATGCCCTCCCGGCAACAGGCCTGGGGTGCCGGTATGCTGTCGGCCCCTGCGTCAATTCTGGCAAGGGTATTGGGGTTGAACGCTGGCAGTTTCACCCTGGATGCCGCCTGTGCCTCTTCCCTGTTCTCCATAAAGCTTGCCTGCGAACAACTGCTGTCCGGACAAGTGGACGCCATGGTCGCCGGCGGGGTATCCCGGCCCCAATCCCTTTACACCCAGGTGGGCTTTACCCAACTCCAGGCCCTGTCACCCACGGGCCGATGCGCCCCCTTTGACCGGGATGCCGATGGCCTGGTGGTGGGGGAAGGTGTAGGCCTGGTCCTGCTAAAACGCCTGGACGATGCCTTGGCCTGCCAAGACACCATCCACGCTGTGATTAAAGGGTGGGGAGTGAGCAACGATATTGAAGGCAACCTGGTGGCCCCGGCCAGTGAAGGCCAGATCCGGGCCATGACCGGTGCCTTTGACATGGCCGGCTGGTCCTTTGGTGATATCCAGTACATGGAGTGTCACGGGTCCGGAACCCCCAAGGGGGATCAGGTGGAAGTCCAAAGTATCATGCAGATGCTCGAAAAATATCGGTGCATGGACACGGCCTTGTCCATTGGTTCGGTGAAGTCCAACATCGGCCATTTGCTGACCGGGGCCGGTGCGGCCGGATTCATCAAAACGGTCATGGCCATGAACCAGGGACTGTTGCCCCCATCCAATAATTTCAATGCCCTGCCCGATGATTCCCCTTTTAGAAATACCGGTGTCAGAGTCCAAAATCAGCCGTCTGCCTGGATACCTGACGACGACGGTTGGCCTCTGCGGGCCGCGGTATCAGCCTTTGGGTTTGGCGGCATCAACGCCCAGATCCTTGTGGAATCGTATACAGCCGAATCCAACAGCCATGCGGTGGGTGCTGCACCAGCACCGGCCGAAAAAAGTGTACCCTGTGCCATCGTGGGTATGGGTCTGATATCCGGCGGTGCTGACTGCCTTGGAGATTTTGCCCAGCTTATTTTAGGACAAAAAGCCACTGTCGGCAGCACGGGAGAATCCCGATGGCGCAGAGCCGATCATCTGCCCCCTGAAATCCGCAGTGCGTTAACTCTGTTCATGGATGATCTGAATATTGATCTCAAAGATTTTAATATCCCGCCCAACCAGATGAACCAGATTCTGCCCCAGCATCTGATTATGCTCAAAGCAGCCATGGCGGCCCTGACAGATGCCGGTATATCTCCTAAACCGGATGCGTCACAACCGCCCCGGGTAGACATGGGTTGTGCCGTGGGCATTGAATTTGATTTCGGAGCAACGGACTACCATTTAAGATGGCAAATCCAGGGGCAGGACGCCAATGTCTCCACAGATTTGCTGGACACCATCGGCCCGTCATTAACTTTTGGGTCAACACTGGGTGCCCTTGGGGGCATTGTGGCGTCCCGTCTGGCCCGGGCGTTTAAGCTGGGCGGTCCCTGCTTTACACTTTCTGCGGATGAAGTCTCGGGGCAGACGGCCATTGATATTGCCGTTAAATCCCTGTCCACAGGAGAGACCGACACCTTTTTATGTGCGGCCGTGGATCTTGCCGCCGACATCAGAAGCTTTACCCGGGATCTGGTCCTGACCGGCGCAGACCCCTTGGCCCTGCCTTCGGAAGGGGCTGTGGCCCTGGTGCTCAAACCCCTGGACGCCGCACAAAGGGATAATGACCGAGTCTATGCCGTGGTCAATGGTGTGGGGCGTGCCGGGGGGGCTGCCCTTGCCGGGGAAACCGGTGATCAGGCACAAATTTTACGGTCAACGGTTGTCCAAAAGTCTTTACAAAAGGCCCTGGATCAGGCCGGTATGAACGTCAATGATATCGGGCTTGGTGCCGTGACGCACAGTGCATCTCACTTTCTGGGTGCGGGGGAAGTGTCCGGGTTTGAACCCAACACGTTACCGATTTTCTGCCCGTCTGCGTTGTCTGGCCATACTGGGGCTGCCGCAGGCCTGTTTACCGTTACAGCCGCCGCATTGTGTCTTTATACCCGAAAATTTCCAGGACCTTTGCACGATTATCCCGGTGCCCCAAACACCGCTGTTGCAGGATGCTTGACTCGGGATGGTATTGCAGGGCATGTTGTGTTATCAGGCCACCATAATTCGGTGCAGAGGGAAGAGCCCCCTACTCTTCCGGTGGACCGGAAGAAAAACGAACACTCACCCACCTGCATCCGGATTCCTGTGACCCGGCCGCCTTTTCCCCGGCAATTGATTGCTAAAGACGCGTTTGAACCGGCTCGGCAGGAAATCACTTTTAATTTCTGTCCCGATCCGCCGGAGGCAACTCTTCCTTTTCCCAGTGACACGATCCCGGGACTTCTGGCCCATACCCAAGAGGTCACGGCCAGGGCCCATGAACGTTTCCTGGAATTATCCGCCCGGAACACCCAGGCCATGGCCGAACAGCTTGCCGCCATTGCCGGCGCAGCGCCAACGGGGGTACATGCGTCAACAGATCTGGAACCGATCTGCCCGCCCCAGACTATTCCCAAAATTTCCAACGTATTCATGGACCGGAACCAATGCCTTGAATTTGCTGTGGGAAAAGCCGGAAATGTGCTGGGGCCGGATTTCGATATCATTGACACCTACCCGGTCCGGGTGCGGTTGCCGGATGAGCCTTTGATGCTGGTGGACCGGATTATTTCCGTGCATGGGGAAAAACTGTCCTTAACCTCCGGGAAAGTGGTCACCCAGCATGATGTGCATGAAAATGCCTGGTACCTGGACGGCGGCAAAGCCCCGGTTTCCATTTCCATTGAAGCAGGCCAGGCCGATCTTTTCCTTTGCTCCTGGCTGGGCATAGACCATGTGGTTCAAGGAAAACGCAAATACCGTCTGCTTGATGCCAAGGTGACGTTTCACCGCGGCCTGCCCGTGCCTGGTGAAACCATTGAATATCACATTGAGATAGACCGTTTTTTAAAGCAGGGGGATATCTATCTCTTCTTTTTTCATTACCAGGGATACATCAATCAGCTGCCCTTTATCTCCATGCGCGATGGGTGCGCAGGCTTTTTCACCGAACAGGAGGTGGAAAATTCCGGGGGCATTATCCTGAAAAAAGAAGATCAGGAGATGAATGTACAAGGGCCGCCACCGGCCTGGTTTGCCCCGGTAAAACGGCTAAGCTTGAATGATGAACAGGTGGAGGCCCTTCGCACAGGAGACCTTGAAACAGCGTTTGGCGCAGACTTTCAAGGGAAACGCACTGGAAGGAGCCAATGGTTGCCCGGCGGCCCCATGCGCCTGATCCACCGGGTTCTTGACCTGGACCCCACAGGTGGGCGATTCGGCATGGGCCGAATCATTGCCCAGGCGGATATCCATCCCGATGACTGGTTTCTGACCTGCCATTTTATTGACGACATGGTGATGCCGGGCACCCTGATGTATGAATGCTGTGCCCATACCCTGCGGGTTTTTGTCCAGCGCATGGGCTGGGTTCTGCCCCATGATGACATTTGCTATGATGTGCTGGAAAAAAACGAAAGTGATCTGAAGTGCCGGGGACCTGTGACCCGCGCCACGAAAAAAGCTCTTTACGACATTGAAATAAAAACGATCGGATATACGCCCCAACCTTTTGTGACGGCGGATGCCCATATGTTTTCAGATGACCTTGAGATTGTGTTTTACAAGGATATGGGAATGAAACTTACCGGGTTGACCCGCCAGGATCTTGAGGCCTACTGGAGGAAAAAATGA
- a CDS encoding rhomboid family intramembrane serine protease — protein sequence MIDDRTKFTIQTIIWINVIMYAVSLLFSRGLDFTLNPLTALAPSIDALIFLGASGTVALAYSHDWSSIFTANWLHGSLLHILFNMMALHTLAPLAAKEFGLYRMLSIYILSGAGGFFLSCLGGVPVTIGASAGLCGLIGALFYFGWSRGGSWGKMVFDQTKSWIFSLVLIGLILPNINNWGHGGGFAAGFLLAFLFGYEERRKSGKIDILVCSGMSVFTCFLLFRSVFQGMKLILQ from the coding sequence ATGATAGATGACCGGACAAAATTCACAATACAGACCATAATCTGGATCAACGTGATCATGTATGCCGTGTCCCTGCTGTTCTCCCGGGGACTTGATTTTACCCTGAATCCTTTAACTGCGCTGGCACCGTCCATTGATGCCTTGATTTTTCTTGGCGCCTCCGGGACTGTGGCTTTGGCCTATTCCCATGACTGGAGCAGCATCTTCACCGCAAACTGGCTGCACGGCAGCCTGTTGCACATTCTTTTCAATATGATGGCGCTTCACACCCTTGCTCCGCTCGCGGCAAAAGAATTCGGGCTTTACCGGATGCTGTCCATCTATATCCTTTCCGGTGCCGGTGGTTTTTTTCTCTCCTGCCTGGGCGGTGTCCCTGTGACTATTGGGGCCTCTGCGGGTCTTTGTGGACTGATCGGTGCCCTGTTTTATTTTGGCTGGTCCCGGGGTGGCAGCTGGGGGAAGATGGTATTCGACCAAACCAAGTCCTGGATTTTCAGCCTGGTGCTGATTGGACTGATCTTGCCGAATATCAACAACTGGGGTCATGGCGGCGGGTTTGCCGCAGGCTTTCTCCTGGCATTTCTCTTTGGGTATGAGGAACGCCGCAAATCAGGAAAAATCGATATCCTGGTTTGCTCCGGCATGTCTGTGTTTACCTGTTTTCTTCTGTTTCGTTCGGTTTTCCAAGGCATGAAACTAATTTTGCAATAA